One Leptospira bourretii DNA segment encodes these proteins:
- a CDS encoding LIMLP_15305 family protein, with product MDQTWLKTTLERFKNEQDPIRKFLKETKLFEEALANQEYEKTDLLIRKELGGILTSFKESFRKLEEGFVAKAQIQNIGKTNPATTLLDRIIMKVGSAGYGLNGLGTGVKATAEEMEKLLNHDFSMLEKVGNIQKEILDTLPGAFLTNPEVAIESINKLLLDFETQFESRNSIFLK from the coding sequence ATGGACCAAACTTGGTTAAAAACAACATTAGAACGTTTTAAGAACGAACAAGATCCCATTCGTAAGTTTTTAAAAGAAACCAAACTATTCGAAGAAGCTCTTGCCAACCAAGAGTATGAAAAAACCGATCTTCTCATTCGAAAAGAACTCGGAGGAATTCTTACTTCTTTTAAAGAAAGTTTTCGTAAATTAGAAGAAGGTTTTGTGGCAAAAGCTCAAATCCAAAACATTGGAAAAACAAATCCTGCTACGACACTACTCGATCGAATCATTATGAAAGTAGGTTCTGCTGGGTATGGACTGAATGGACTCGGCACTGGGGTCAAAGCCACAGCAGAAGAAATGGAAAAATTACTCAACCATGACTTTTCGATGTTGGAAAAAGTGGGGAACATACAAAAAGAAATTTTGGATACCCTTCCCGGTGCTTTTTTAACAAACCCAGAAGTCGCCATCGAATCTATCAACAAATTACTGTTAGATTTTGAAACACAATTTGAATCAAGAAACTCAATTTTTTTAAAATAA
- a CDS encoding zinc ribbon domain-containing protein has protein sequence MVAMAEERIYEMLWDCEFCGSKKLLGKTHRHCPNCGATQDPSRRYFPNDADKVAVQDHIYYGVDKVCPFCQTPNGAKATFCGNCGGSLDGAQNVKLRSDHDGISEDSVQKAKEDLAFPNSEYIKPHPKTPKWVLWLLGTIVIGGIGFVCLGVLWTEKVELQITHHEWSRTIAIDQFKPVSESEWCDSMPMGAYSVSRSRQIRSYNSIPDGEDCHTVRSDRGDGTFSESESCTTKYRQEPVYDDHCSYRIDKWAFDRNAVAKGFGTTQEPYWPTPQIRECASTSIGCERLGPKEEKYIVHFTESSGETKGEKHDCDFDMAKWKSLPAKGLYQTEKSVIFNYITCDTIQTLEGNVTEE, from the coding sequence TTGGTTGCGATGGCAGAAGAAAGAATCTATGAAATGCTTTGGGACTGCGAATTTTGCGGGTCAAAAAAATTACTCGGTAAAACACATAGGCATTGTCCCAATTGTGGAGCCACACAAGACCCAAGTCGCCGCTACTTTCCAAACGATGCAGACAAAGTTGCTGTCCAAGACCATATCTATTACGGAGTGGATAAGGTTTGTCCTTTTTGCCAAACTCCGAATGGAGCCAAAGCCACGTTCTGTGGAAACTGCGGAGGTTCCTTAGATGGTGCACAAAATGTCAAACTCAGATCCGATCATGATGGAATCTCAGAAGACTCTGTCCAAAAAGCCAAAGAAGATTTAGCCTTCCCCAATTCCGAATATATCAAACCTCATCCCAAAACTCCCAAATGGGTTTTGTGGTTACTGGGAACCATTGTGATTGGTGGGATTGGATTTGTTTGTCTAGGTGTGTTATGGACTGAAAAAGTAGAATTACAAATCACTCACCATGAATGGTCACGCACAATCGCCATTGATCAATTCAAACCAGTTTCCGAATCCGAATGGTGTGACTCCATGCCTATGGGTGCGTACAGTGTGTCCCGCAGTCGTCAAATCAGAAGTTATAACAGCATTCCCGATGGAGAAGATTGTCATACAGTTCGTTCGGATCGTGGAGATGGAACTTTCTCGGAAAGTGAAAGTTGTACTACCAAATACAGACAAGAACCAGTGTATGATGACCATTGTAGTTACCGCATCGACAAATGGGCCTTTGACAGAAATGCTGTGGCCAAAGGATTTGGAACCACACAAGAACCTTATTGGCCCACTCCACAAATTCGCGAATGTGCGAGCACAAGTATTGGTTGTGAACGTTTAGGACCCAAGGAAGAAAAATATATAGTTCATTTCACAGAGTCTAGCGGAGAAACCAAAGGAGAAAAACACGACTGTGATTTTGATATGGCTAAATGGAAATCATTACCAGCCAAAGGGCTCTACCAAACTGAAAAAAGTGTCATCTTTAACTACATTACTTGCGACACCATACAGACGTTAGAAGGAAACGTAACAGAGGAATAA
- a CDS encoding DUF1501 domain-containing protein has translation MDRKEFLKKSILSLGLSPFLFSTNPFGSLHAEEEEEESIVLPSKVKSVIFIEMMGGMSHVDTLDPKPNSAFGKVSSSISGLSVLEPFSLTAKQLHSIGIVRSTWSEEGDHGFAQMLLGTGYRMTEAMGFPDIPHFGAVIAYAKKSKVKSSYFPSYVTIGGRGGKNGNSGFLGIDYSGYHVGNVDEPIQHLNPSYGKFAEDRILRRKDLVSFMNEEFSKTYPTKESKHWKNMLVAAEEFRNSKNIDSFRISLEDEKTRTRYGTTWQGKAMLLAKRLAAQEVPFIHISIGGWDTHTGNKAQVTKIMKETDMGIASLLEDLTNSGLIKQTLFVLTSEFGRTPDVGSRDGRDHHPKVWSTLLGGGPFSKGFVLGETDETGSKPVNPKETLHLRDLIATIYQAAGVNPEGVLTNSFGRPFLLTTKKAKVYEGLF, from the coding sequence ATGGATCGCAAAGAATTTTTAAAAAAATCAATCCTCAGTTTGGGACTCAGTCCCTTTTTGTTTTCTACAAATCCTTTTGGAAGTTTACATGCAGAAGAAGAAGAAGAGGAATCCATTGTCCTTCCTTCTAAAGTGAAGTCCGTCATCTTTATTGAAATGATGGGAGGGATGAGCCATGTAGATACATTAGATCCCAAACCGAATAGTGCGTTTGGAAAAGTAAGTTCTAGTATCTCAGGGTTATCTGTTTTAGAACCTTTTTCTCTTACAGCCAAACAATTACATTCGATTGGAATCGTTAGGTCTACTTGGAGTGAAGAAGGGGACCATGGGTTTGCGCAAATGTTACTGGGTACGGGATACAGAATGACAGAAGCTATGGGTTTTCCTGACATTCCTCATTTTGGTGCCGTAATAGCTTATGCTAAAAAATCAAAAGTCAAATCTTCGTATTTCCCAAGTTATGTGACGATAGGTGGTCGTGGTGGGAAAAATGGAAATTCTGGGTTCCTCGGAATCGATTATTCTGGTTATCATGTTGGGAATGTGGATGAACCCATCCAACACCTAAACCCATCCTATGGAAAATTTGCAGAGGATCGAATTCTTAGAAGAAAAGATTTGGTTTCTTTTATGAATGAGGAGTTTTCTAAAACTTATCCCACAAAAGAATCCAAACATTGGAAAAATATGCTCGTGGCAGCGGAAGAGTTTCGAAATTCCAAAAACATCGATAGTTTTCGCATCAGTTTGGAAGATGAAAAAACAAGGACTCGGTACGGAACCACTTGGCAAGGAAAAGCGATGTTACTTGCCAAACGTCTTGCGGCACAGGAAGTTCCTTTCATTCATATCTCTATTGGAGGATGGGACACACATACAGGCAACAAAGCACAAGTCACAAAAATTATGAAAGAAACCGATATGGGAATTGCTTCTTTATTAGAAGACCTAACAAATTCTGGACTCATCAAACAAACGTTATTTGTTCTTACCAGTGAATTTGGCAGAACTCCTGATGTGGGATCTAGAGATGGTCGTGACCACCACCCTAAAGTTTGGTCCACCTTACTCGGAGGAGGTCCCTTTTCCAAAGGATTTGTATTAGGAGAAACAGATGAGACTGGATCCAAACCAGTAAATCCCAAAGAAACCCTCCATCTGAGAGATCTCATTGCCACTATTTACCAAGCGGCGGGAGTCAACCCCGAAGGTGTACTCACCAATTCTTTTGGCCGTCCGTTTCTTTTGACGACGAAGAAAGCCAAAGTCTATGAAGGTTTGTTTTAG
- a CDS encoding STAS domain-containing protein, with protein MSDKILVEEKGNTIRVRFMDQILDGNAPELREILAEILEKNVQEIFLDLEKVVIVSSLGISRLLSFKNKADEKKMTVKIVNIQEKLKETLKKLMLDQFFGL; from the coding sequence ATGAGTGATAAGATACTAGTGGAAGAGAAGGGAAACACGATCCGTGTTCGTTTTATGGATCAGATTCTCGATGGAAACGCTCCAGAGCTAAGAGAAATTTTAGCTGAGATTCTGGAGAAAAACGTTCAGGAAATCTTTTTGGATTTAGAAAAAGTGGTGATTGTGAGTTCTCTCGGGATCTCTCGTTTACTTTCTTTCAAAAACAAAGCCGATGAAAAGAAAATGACAGTGAAGATTGTCAATATCCAAGAAAAACTGAAAGAAACTTTGAAGAAATTGATGTTGGATCAGTTTTTTGGTCTTTAA
- a CDS encoding patatin-like phospholipase family protein, which translates to MKRTEIERQAIQNFLKSVDLFKKLPPAVLLRLANNVQEKLIRSHEALYYKGESSESIYIVRYGEILLENVAGQSHVYVGSGQVLAENSLISSSNHSTSAIAVIDSLVYVLNGKLFLQLASQEKVFAQNIIQMMGSRMRENLDRSSHKDTFPGLRRLCVHVPLEPEYHFGEKVKSFLDEYGEVTKKLSSAIPISTFKGMDPTKISEYLTNLRSKTPLLHIYFDESTSRMDLHYLVVQSDFIVFWEDEPEKFYKEKEEIIGFWKTRIRNFEGRAIRMMESGVRKSYLPQDQSLKTFYQKDTLARYLVAKTRGLALGGGGARALAHVGLLKVLHREGIHFDFVSGASMGAVIAALYARKNSPVEIEEMIKNFFGGLESAFDPTIPVVAFFKGARMKRMLKKGFGDQRIEELPLPFATSAVDLQTGKEHIFDQGPITEALTSAMSLPGAFPPYRLGEKLLVDGGMINNVPENLIRSKGADVVMGINVSPLQEIVPVKLFEDRNTTEKGFFRYIWDTLKYPPILQIMTRTITLEGREITRLKRPKMDLFVHFHLEEFQLFDFARYQEIIDKGEQEAEANLAEIKQLFS; encoded by the coding sequence ATGAAACGAACAGAGATTGAACGACAGGCCATACAAAACTTTTTAAAGTCTGTGGATTTGTTCAAAAAACTTCCCCCTGCAGTTCTCTTAAGACTGGCAAACAATGTCCAAGAAAAATTAATTCGAAGCCACGAGGCTCTCTATTATAAAGGAGAGTCCTCGGAATCGATTTACATTGTCAGATACGGTGAAATCCTTCTTGAGAATGTTGCTGGCCAAAGTCATGTTTATGTAGGTTCTGGCCAAGTATTGGCAGAGAACTCACTGATCTCTAGTTCCAACCACTCTACTTCCGCCATTGCTGTCATCGATTCCCTCGTTTATGTTTTGAATGGTAAATTGTTTTTACAATTGGCATCCCAAGAGAAGGTTTTTGCACAAAACATCATCCAAATGATGGGCTCTCGGATGCGAGAAAATTTAGACCGTTCTAGTCATAAAGATACATTTCCCGGCTTACGAAGGTTATGTGTCCATGTTCCTTTAGAACCAGAATATCATTTTGGTGAAAAAGTAAAATCTTTCTTAGACGAGTATGGTGAGGTCACCAAAAAATTATCATCAGCCATTCCTATTTCTACTTTTAAGGGAATGGATCCCACAAAAATTTCTGAGTATCTAACCAACTTGAGAAGTAAAACCCCCTTACTTCATATTTATTTTGATGAATCCACTTCTAGAATGGATTTGCATTATCTTGTCGTACAATCTGACTTTATTGTTTTTTGGGAAGATGAACCAGAAAAGTTTTATAAAGAAAAAGAAGAGATCATCGGTTTTTGGAAAACTAGAATTCGAAACTTTGAAGGTCGTGCCATTCGTATGATGGAAAGCGGTGTTCGTAAAAGTTACCTTCCTCAAGACCAATCACTCAAAACCTTTTATCAAAAAGATACATTGGCAAGGTATCTCGTCGCAAAAACAAGAGGTTTGGCGTTAGGTGGTGGTGGTGCCAGAGCTCTTGCGCATGTTGGCTTGTTAAAAGTATTACATAGAGAAGGAATTCATTTTGATTTTGTTTCTGGTGCCTCGATGGGAGCTGTGATTGCGGCCTTGTATGCGAGAAAAAATTCACCGGTAGAAATCGAAGAGATGATTAAAAACTTCTTTGGTGGATTGGAAAGTGCCTTTGATCCAACGATTCCGGTCGTTGCCTTTTTTAAAGGTGCCAGAATGAAACGTATGTTAAAAAAAGGGTTTGGTGACCAAAGAATTGAAGAGTTACCTCTCCCTTTTGCCACTTCTGCTGTGGATTTACAAACAGGAAAAGAACATATCTTTGACCAAGGGCCAATCACAGAAGCTCTCACCAGTGCGATGAGTTTGCCTGGTGCCTTTCCTCCTTACAGACTTGGTGAAAAATTATTAGTGGATGGGGGAATGATCAATAATGTTCCCGAAAATCTCATTCGTTCTAAAGGAGCAGATGTGGTGATGGGAATCAACGTTTCTCCTTTACAAGAAATTGTGCCGGTCAAACTCTTTGAAGACAGAAACACAACAGAAAAAGGATTCTTTCGTTATATTTGGGATACTTTAAAATACCCTCCTATCTTACAAATTATGACAAGAACCATTACTTTGGAAGGAAGAGAAATCACTCGCCTGAAACGACCTAAAATGGATCTTTTTGTGCACTTCCATTTGGAAGAATTTCAGTTATTTGATTTTGCTCGTTACCAAGAAATCATTGATAAAGGGGAACAGGAAGCAGAAGCAAATTTAGCTGAGATCAAACAATTGTTTTCTTAA
- a CDS encoding Crp/Fnr family transcriptional regulator: MSFFQMVTFPANSYIIVEGKKDANNFYIIREGKVRVTRETAVVGEDPNQVLGPGDFFGVVAAMSQHPQIESATSLTNVSLISVSYDQFGTLIQKSTAVAMNIIRFFSMKLRQFDTTITRLSFRNAVEEDPNELFKIGEYYFQQQNTSHATFAYQSYLKHLPNGQFVPQAKLRLQTSNQPFQAPPIDYNKFNRNYKDSEMIFCEHEPGKELFILQSGKVKISKIVNQNEVMLAVLQAGDIFGEMAILDNKPRSASAVAAGDVELLAINKANFEGMVKAQPQLATRLITLLSERIWIAYKQLANLLLKDPQGRIVDTLMTLAEKNRIKVAPKQAYNFEIGTKDLLKMVGLTDPKDELLISDIMKNNKFIRMDMGKIVCTDMAELEKLVQFYHKKANMENKLKKLK, translated from the coding sequence ATGTCGTTTTTTCAAATGGTTACTTTCCCGGCGAACTCCTACATCATTGTAGAGGGGAAAAAGGATGCGAACAATTTCTATATCATCCGTGAGGGGAAGGTACGTGTCACTCGTGAGACTGCTGTTGTGGGAGAAGATCCAAACCAAGTTTTAGGGCCTGGTGACTTCTTCGGTGTGGTTGCTGCCATGAGCCAACACCCTCAGATTGAATCTGCCACATCCCTTACCAATGTATCTTTAATCTCTGTTAGTTATGACCAATTTGGAACCCTAATCCAAAAGTCTACAGCTGTTGCGATGAATATCATTCGTTTCTTCTCTATGAAGTTACGACAATTTGATACCACCATTACTCGATTGTCCTTTCGAAATGCAGTCGAAGAAGATCCAAACGAACTTTTCAAAATCGGTGAATACTACTTCCAACAGCAAAATACATCGCATGCAACCTTTGCTTACCAAAGTTATTTAAAACACCTTCCGAATGGTCAGTTTGTGCCACAGGCAAAACTACGTTTGCAAACAAGCAACCAACCATTCCAAGCACCTCCCATCGATTATAATAAATTCAATCGAAACTATAAAGATAGTGAGATGATCTTTTGTGAACACGAACCGGGTAAGGAATTATTTATTTTACAAAGTGGAAAGGTTAAAATTTCCAAAATTGTAAACCAAAACGAAGTGATGCTCGCCGTTCTCCAAGCAGGGGACATTTTTGGAGAGATGGCCATCCTTGATAACAAACCTCGTTCTGCATCCGCAGTGGCTGCAGGTGATGTGGAACTTCTTGCCATCAACAAAGCTAACTTTGAAGGGATGGTAAAAGCCCAACCACAATTGGCAACACGGCTCATCACTCTTTTATCAGAACGAATTTGGATTGCTTATAAACAACTTGCGAACCTACTTCTCAAAGATCCACAAGGTCGCATCGTAGATACACTAATGACTTTGGCCGAAAAAAATCGAATCAAAGTGGCTCCTAAACAAGCTTACAATTTTGAAATTGGGACCAAAGACCTTCTCAAAATGGTGGGATTAACGGATCCAAAAGATGAACTCCTGATCTCTGATATCATGAAGAATAATAAATTTATTCGTATGGACATGGGAAAAATTGTTTGTACGGACATGGCAGAACTGGAAAAACTCGTCCAATTCTATCATAAGAAGGCTAACATGGAGAATAAGCTAAAGAAGCTGAAATAA
- a CDS encoding SPFH domain-containing protein has product MALIDRIKFEGSPNEIVWKYPSDEISTAGQLVVDESQEAIFFKEGKALDTFGPGTHTLKTGNIPILEALVNLPFGGKTPFTAEVYYVNKAIFAMKWGTNTPIPLEDPKYKIVLNIRAFGDYKFRIKDARSFLLNVVKGGNRTTNESIDEFLKPNIVRGIGDFISEVILNNNTSVVEINKFRDESSTAGKVKLAPEFEKYGIDLTEFNVSSVNFDQNDPNYQRIQKIITDKFEIDMLGDKYQQKKMFDIGQAAAENEGQGGGAMGAGMGMGMGMNMGQMMGNMMNQGGGQSGATPAANDPAARIAKLKGLLDQGLINAEEFEAKKKEILSSL; this is encoded by the coding sequence ATGGCACTAATCGATAGAATTAAATTTGAAGGCAGCCCCAATGAAATAGTTTGGAAGTATCCATCTGATGAAATCAGTACGGCAGGACAACTGGTGGTGGATGAAAGCCAAGAAGCCATCTTTTTTAAAGAAGGTAAGGCATTAGATACTTTTGGTCCAGGAACTCATACTTTAAAAACGGGAAACATTCCTATTTTAGAAGCTCTCGTCAATCTTCCGTTTGGAGGAAAAACTCCTTTTACAGCAGAAGTATATTATGTAAACAAAGCCATCTTTGCGATGAAATGGGGAACCAATACTCCAATTCCTTTGGAAGATCCTAAATACAAAATTGTTTTAAACATCCGTGCTTTTGGTGATTATAAATTTAGAATCAAAGATGCAAGATCCTTTTTACTGAACGTAGTAAAAGGTGGAAATCGAACTACCAACGAATCCATTGATGAATTTTTAAAACCAAATATAGTACGTGGAATCGGTGATTTTATTTCGGAAGTCATTTTAAATAACAATACATCCGTTGTGGAGATCAATAAATTCAGAGATGAAAGTTCCACTGCTGGAAAAGTCAAACTGGCACCTGAATTTGAAAAATATGGAATCGACTTAACAGAGTTTAACGTATCTTCGGTGAACTTTGACCAAAACGATCCCAACTACCAAAGAATCCAAAAAATCATTACCGATAAATTTGAAATCGATATGCTTGGAGATAAATACCAACAAAAGAAAATGTTCGATATTGGACAAGCCGCTGCAGAAAACGAAGGCCAAGGCGGTGGTGCGATGGGTGCCGGGATGGGAATGGGAATGGGGATGAATATGGGCCAAATGATGGGCAATATGATGAACCAAGGCGGAGGCCAAAGCGGTGCGACACCAGCAGCCAATGACCCAGCCGCACGGATTGCCAAACTGAAAGGATTACTCGACCAAGGCCTAATCAACGCAGAAGAGTTTGAAGCTAAGAAAAAAGAAATTTTATCTTCTTTGTAA
- a CDS encoding PIN domain-containing protein, with protein sequence MKGKIFIDTNVFIYFFSPKDFEKKEISSNIIKASFKSDRFSISYQVIQEFSNVMLTKGQPPMKGQDISSFIEKILDPICSFFPTTEFYKNALKLREKNKLSYYDSLIVLAALELECDYLLSEDFNDGAKINKLKIINPFHKMNAKLLNSIL encoded by the coding sequence ATGAAAGGTAAAATCTTCATCGATACGAATGTATTTATTTACTTCTTTTCACCAAAGGATTTTGAAAAAAAGGAAATCTCTTCCAATATCATAAAAGCTTCTTTTAAATCTGATAGATTTTCTATAAGTTACCAAGTCATCCAAGAATTTAGCAATGTAATGCTTACAAAAGGACAACCACCAATGAAAGGTCAGGATATTTCAAGTTTCATAGAAAAAATCTTAGATCCAATTTGTTCTTTTTTCCCAACAACTGAATTTTACAAAAATGCTCTGAAATTAAGAGAGAAGAATAAATTATCTTATTATGATTCTTTGATTGTTTTGGCTGCTCTAGAACTCGAATGCGATTATTTATTGTCTGAAGACTTTAATGATGGCGCAAAAATTAACAAATTAAAAATCATCAATCCATTCCATAAAATGAATGCAAAATTACTAAACTCAATTCTATAA
- a CDS encoding DUF1553 domain-containing protein, whose translation MRLVLNLVLKFRFILFSFVVLIFSLGYLQSRSKQNAVHPLDSLYLKLSPNVVKADRKITFRRLSLHLRGVIPSVAEWKELEALPADQSLESFAVSFLKQPEFAEYWGTKFTSMLRDKSKGRKIPTGKFFEYVAGSLHKNKPYDQLVQEMLTSTGNVKESPATMFYIRDGADPLQTAEYVGRLFYAKRVACARCHDHPYISDFTRRDYYALAAFFSQQFFRDGSWEADRYGKTFSYVPRELEVHLPMEDQKNLQDKNNEWNRDNWNKWTDEQRKDYQKKHEVEYATLYYQPKLGLRFPHTDDAPGGDLVRPKYLDGKEAKLKPGEDRRKAFADWLTNKSNDRFRKVIINRVWTELMGWSFFTPLDDWNEDTVVTGEEILNHLDSYFLTNNLKLKELILYIVTSNVYNRSLTKSTSDQDPIRYFSPQRLDSDQLLNSLIRVSDSQKISNIRERNLSWLSGLMDKRPYDLTGTGSVRIPQDNLKEFSNASEVERPAPYHTILSVFGSGPRVDISDDISELTIEQMLTLMNGRVVGKLVWDFGNKESLVKQEFDQTKSMNAVISNLYFRLLGREPSLGEKEKIKTLMLKPDTVFDKDLLQDLLWALINSQEFQHIN comes from the coding sequence ATGAGATTGGTACTAAATCTAGTTCTTAAGTTTCGCTTTATCCTTTTTTCTTTTGTCGTTCTGATTTTCTCTCTTGGATATCTTCAGTCTCGATCAAAACAGAATGCAGTTCATCCATTAGATAGTTTGTATTTGAAATTATCACCTAATGTAGTTAAGGCGGATAGGAAAATTACTTTTCGAAGACTTTCCTTACATTTGCGAGGAGTGATTCCCAGTGTCGCCGAATGGAAAGAACTAGAAGCTCTACCTGCCGACCAAAGTTTAGAATCATTTGCTGTTAGTTTTTTAAAACAACCAGAGTTTGCCGAATATTGGGGAACTAAGTTTACTTCTATGTTGCGAGACAAATCCAAAGGTCGAAAAATTCCTACAGGGAAATTCTTTGAATACGTTGCGGGTTCTCTTCATAAAAACAAACCCTATGACCAATTGGTGCAAGAGATGTTAACATCCACGGGCAATGTAAAAGAATCACCTGCTACCATGTTCTATATTCGTGATGGAGCCGATCCTTTACAAACAGCTGAGTATGTAGGAAGGTTATTTTATGCAAAACGAGTGGCTTGTGCTAGATGCCATGACCATCCATATATTTCCGATTTTACGAGAAGGGATTATTATGCTTTGGCTGCTTTTTTTAGCCAACAGTTCTTTCGTGATGGATCTTGGGAAGCAGATCGTTATGGAAAAACATTCAGTTATGTTCCAAGAGAATTAGAAGTTCATCTTCCCATGGAGGATCAAAAAAATCTCCAAGACAAAAACAATGAATGGAATCGAGACAATTGGAACAAATGGACCGACGAACAACGAAAAGACTATCAAAAGAAACATGAAGTGGAATACGCCACGCTGTATTACCAACCAAAACTCGGTCTTCGATTTCCTCATACAGATGATGCCCCCGGTGGAGATTTGGTTCGGCCCAAGTATTTGGATGGAAAGGAAGCCAAACTAAAACCTGGTGAGGATCGTAGAAAGGCCTTTGCCGATTGGTTAACAAATAAGTCCAATGACAGGTTTCGCAAAGTAATCATCAACCGGGTGTGGACAGAACTTATGGGTTGGAGTTTTTTCACACCACTTGATGACTGGAATGAAGACACTGTGGTGACAGGGGAAGAGATCCTAAACCATCTCGATTCTTATTTTTTGACAAACAACTTAAAACTAAAAGAACTCATTTTATACATTGTCACTTCGAATGTTTACAATCGTTCGCTGACAAAAAGTACAAGCGACCAAGATCCCATTCGGTATTTTTCACCACAACGATTGGACAGTGACCAACTCCTCAACTCTCTCATTCGAGTTTCCGATTCCCAAAAGATCAGTAATATCCGCGAGAGGAATTTATCTTGGCTCTCTGGCCTTATGGATAAAAGACCCTATGATTTGACTGGTACGGGTTCTGTTCGGATTCCCCAAGACAATTTAAAAGAATTCTCAAATGCGTCTGAGGTGGAAAGACCAGCACCTTACCATACCATTTTATCGGTTTTTGGATCTGGTCCACGAGTGGATATTTCCGATGATATCTCTGAACTTACCATAGAACAAATGTTAACATTAATGAATGGTCGTGTGGTGGGAAAACTGGTTTGGGATTTCGGTAACAAAGAGTCTTTGGTGAAACAAGAGTTTGACCAAACAAAATCTATGAATGCAGTCATTTCTAATCTTTACTTTCGACTTTTAGGTCGTGAGCCAAGTTTAGGTGAAAAAGAAAAAATAAAAACGCTGATGTTAAAACCAGATACCGTTTTTGACAAAGACTTACTACAAGACCTTCTCTGGGCTCTGATCAATAGCCAAGAGTTCCAACATATCAATTAA
- the gmd gene encoding GDP-mannose 4,6-dehydratase — translation MKKALITGITGQDGSYLAELLLQKGYEVHGIVRRTSLFNRNRIEHLHGNPNLHLHYGDMTDSSNLNRILEKIQPSEIYNLAAQSHVQVSFEVPEYTAEVDAVGTLRILDAIKQTGINTRFYQASTSELYGLVQEVPQTEKTPFYPRSPYAVAKLYAYWAVVNYREAYNLHASNGILFNHESPRRGEAFVTRKVTIGVSEVKAGKLPHITMGNIDSKRDWGYAPDYVEMMWMMLQKDTPDDYVVATNETHTVREFIEEAYKIAGFEVVWEGKAEKEVGKDKKTGQVLVKIDPKYYRPTEVELLIGNPEKAKRQLGWEPKVKFKELVQIMMEADLKNQGF, via the coding sequence ATGAAAAAAGCACTTATTACCGGAATCACAGGCCAAGACGGTTCCTACCTGGCAGAACTCCTCCTCCAAAAAGGATACGAAGTCCACGGGATCGTTCGTAGAACGAGCCTTTTCAATCGCAATCGCATTGAACATCTGCACGGAAACCCAAACCTCCATCTCCACTACGGAGATATGACGGATTCCTCCAACCTAAACCGTATTTTAGAAAAAATCCAACCATCGGAAATCTATAACTTGGCGGCTCAGTCCCATGTTCAGGTTTCCTTCGAAGTACCAGAATACACTGCAGAAGTGGATGCTGTTGGAACCTTACGGATTTTAGATGCCATTAAACAAACAGGAATTAATACAAGGTTTTACCAAGCATCAACTTCAGAACTTTACGGACTTGTCCAAGAAGTTCCACAAACAGAAAAAACTCCTTTTTACCCACGATCCCCTTATGCAGTCGCAAAACTTTATGCATATTGGGCAGTTGTTAACTATCGTGAAGCGTACAATTTGCACGCATCAAATGGAATTTTATTCAACCACGAATCTCCTCGCCGTGGTGAGGCATTTGTGACCAGAAAAGTGACCATCGGAGTCTCTGAGGTAAAAGCAGGAAAACTCCCACACATCACTATGGGAAATATTGATTCCAAACGTGACTGGGGATATGCTCCAGACTATGTAGAAATGATGTGGATGATGTTACAAAAAGACACTCCAGATGACTACGTTGTTGCTACAAATGAAACACATACAGTTCGTGAGTTTATCGAAGAGGCATATAAAATTGCTGGATTCGAAGTGGTTTGGGAAGGAAAAGCTGAGAAAGAAGTTGGTAAAGACAAAAAGACCGGCCAAGTTCTTGTCAAAATCGATCCAAAATACTACAGACCAACTGAAGTTGAACTTCTCATCGGAAATCCTGAAAAAGCAAAACGTCAGTTAGGTTGGGAACCAAAGGTTAAATTCAAAGAACTGGTTCAAATCATGATGGAAGCAGATTTAAAAAACCAAGGTTTTTAA